A genomic stretch from Parus major isolate Abel chromosome 28, Parus_major1.1, whole genome shotgun sequence includes:
- the LOC107215611 gene encoding protein FAM32A-like, which translates to MGFGLYKVWGKSCSLRTIMERGPLRLKGSGGALGASKRKKGKDKAQTLEQITRRGKTKPRPWSRSQEGERQSPDPGADHKKGKDKAQTLEQITRRGKTKPRPWSRSQEGERQSPDPGADHKKEEEKRGLDKRTPAQAAFQKMQERRQMKRVLNKASKTHKQQVEELNRHLDALTEHYDIPKVSWTK; encoded by the coding sequence ATGGGATTTGGACTGTATAAAGTTTGGGGAAAATCTTGTAGTTTGAGAACAATCATGGAGCGAGGTCCCCTGCGGCTGAAGGGCAGCGGAGGCGCCCTGGGGGCCAGCAAGCGGAAAAAGGGGAAAGATAAAGCCCAGACCCTGGAGCAGATCACAAGAAGGGGAAAGACAAAGCCCAGACCCTGGAGCAGATCACAAGAAGGGGAAAGACAAAGCCCAGACCCTGGAGCAGATCACAAGAAGGGGAAAGACAAAGCCCAGACCCTGGAGCAGATCACAAGAAGGGGAAAGACAAAGCCCAGACCCTGGAGCAGATCACAAGAAGGGGAAAGACAAAGCCCAGACCCTGGAGCAGATCacaagaaggaggaggagaagcgTGGGCTGGACAAGCGGACCCCAGCACAGGCGGCCTTCCAGAAGATGCAGGAGAGGCGGCAAATGAAGCGGGTCCTGAATAAAGCGTCGAAAACCCACAAGCAGCAAGTGGAGGAGTTGAACAGGCACTTGGATGCTCTGACTGAGCACTACGACATTCCCAAAGTCAGCTGGACTAAATGA
- the LOC107215610 gene encoding AN1-type zinc finger protein 5-like isoform X2, whose translation MAQETNQTQVPLLCTTGCGFYGSPRTNGMCSVCYKEFLQRQQSSDRISPPAPSGPSSSPMASEAIAGQHAEGDSTPEDAKASAQTPVTHQMTAMSISREETSNEAEEFSKTDEASSASSSSGTLLEISQNTAEGKTASEKPKPKKNRCFTCRKKIGLTEAAVEEGRARCGSEPAPGQVCSKLS comes from the exons ATGGCTCAGGAGACGAACCAGACGCAGGTGCCTCTGCTGTGTACCACGGGCTGTGGGTTCTATGGCAGCCCCCGGACCAACGGGATGTGCTCCGTGTGCTATAAGGAGttcctgcagaggcagcagagcagtgacaggatAAGCCCTCCAG CACCCAGtggtcccagcagcagccccatgGCATCTGAGGCGATCGCAGGACAGCACGcggagggagactccacacctGAGGATGCGAAAGCCAG TGCTCAGACTCCTGTGACCCATCAGATGACGGCCATGAGCATATCCAGAGAGGAAACCAGCAATGAGGCAGAGGAATTCAGCAAGACAGATGAAGCCTCATCAGCTTCTTCCTCATCAG GTACCCTGCTTGAGATATCCCAGAACACAGCTGAGGGCAAGACGGCTTCGGAAAAACCAAAACCGAAGAAGAATCGCTGCTTCACCTGCCGGAAGAAGATTGGGCTGACTG AAGCTGCTGTAGAGGAAGGCAGAGCTCGCTGTGGATCGGAACCCGCTCCCGGTCAGGTCTGCAGTAAACTTTCATAA
- the LOC107215610 gene encoding AN1-type zinc finger protein 5-like isoform X1, with amino-acid sequence MAQETNQTQVPLLCTTGCGFYGSPRTNGMCSVCYKEFLQRQQSSDRISPPAPSGPSSSPMASEAIAGQHAEGDSTPEDAKASAQTPVTHQMTAMSISREETSNEAEEFSKTDEASSASSSSGTLLEISQNTAEGKTASEKPKPKKNRCFTCRKKIGLTGFDCRCGNLFCAIHRYSDMHACPYDYKAEAAEKIRKENPIVIAEKIQKL; translated from the exons ATGGCTCAGGAGACGAACCAGACGCAGGTGCCTCTGCTGTGTACCACGGGCTGTGGGTTCTATGGCAGCCCCCGGACCAACGGGATGTGCTCCGTGTGCTATAAGGAGttcctgcagaggcagcagagcagtgacaggatAAGCCCTCCAG CACCCAGtggtcccagcagcagccccatgGCATCTGAGGCGATCGCAGGACAGCACGcggagggagactccacacctGAGGATGCGAAAGCCAG TGCTCAGACTCCTGTGACCCATCAGATGACGGCCATGAGCATATCCAGAGAGGAAACCAGCAATGAGGCAGAGGAATTCAGCAAGACAGATGAAGCCTCATCAGCTTCTTCCTCATCAG GTACCCTGCTTGAGATATCCCAGAACACAGCTGAGGGCAAGACGGCTTCGGAAAAACCAAAACCGAAGAAGAATCGCTGCTTCACCTGCCGGAAGAAGATTGGGCTGACTG GCTTTGACTGCCGCTGCGGGAACCTGTTCTGTGCCATTCACCGGTACTCTGACATGCACGCCTGCCCCTACGACTACAAGGCAGAAGCTGCCGAGAAGATCCGCAAGGAAAACCCCATCGTTATCGCTGAGAAGATCCAGAAATTGTGA